In a genomic window of Spiroplasma melliferum:
- a CDS encoding ABC-type transport system substrate-binding protein gives MKRILQSLMMISIIGTSVSSVFACIKKYNFDNSIWVITDGGTINDLAFNQAAWEGASKYVFTQKNQTTPPQDWKNSNWRASYFESVSQTPGDYKNAYITSSIAGAKTLVLPGFNHGNTLGWAAGLVDNIIYIDGSSQNIHLNMDQKAPLAKNIIGITYQAEASGFYASLATSIYLNAHQNEYNGQLKVGSYGGMDNPVAVSNYMWGFLVGIDLFNTIINSSINSKWNNLKHNILKQVQNINPKITTLQSIVKVQNVLKQNESWFSQSFQAGDGKIISDELLARGARIIFPVAGAQVQDTINQIKVNKANAKIVGVDTEQSKIYGEDYVVTSALKQIATSTFDALKNIYSSECGYDAQNNIWDNTKQTNNCWINTDQTSLDHPSWTGIETTKWVTQDLVDFLHNTTDNHSKDTLFDKMVKILQYAYKSGIDNYPPISAQNFTNTLQNTYETQTKLKAYLLAAIEKVL, from the coding sequence ATGAAAAGAATTTTACAAAGTTTAATGATGATAAGTATCATTGGCACTTCAGTGAGCAGTGTTTTTGCTTGCATAAAAAAATATAATTTTGATAATAGTATTTGGGTTATTACTGATGGGGGAACTATAAATGATCTTGCTTTTAATCAAGCAGCATGAGAAGGAGCAAGTAAATATGTTTTTACACAAAAAAATCAGACAACTCCGCCACAAGATTGAAAAAATTCAAACTGACGAGCAAGTTACTTTGAATCAGTTAGTCAAACTCCTGGTGATTATAAAAATGCTTATATTACATCTTCAATTGCAGGAGCAAAAACGTTAGTTTTGCCTGGTTTCAACCACGGCAATACTCTTGGTTGAGCAGCGGGACTAGTTGATAATATTATTTATATTGATGGAAGTAGTCAAAATATCCATCTTAATATGGACCAGAAGGCACCATTAGCAAAAAATATTATTGGAATTACTTATCAAGCTGAAGCTTCAGGTTTTTATGCGAGTTTAGCAACAAGTATTTATTTAAATGCGCACCAAAACGAATATAATGGGCAATTAAAAGTCGGAAGTTATGGCGGGATGGATAATCCAGTTGCTGTTTCAAATTATATGTGAGGTTTTTTAGTTGGAATTGATTTGTTTAATACCATTATTAATTCTTCAATAAATAGTAAATGAAATAATTTAAAACACAATATATTAAAACAAGTACAAAATATTAATCCAAAAATAACAACTTTGCAATCAATTGTTAAAGTTCAAAATGTTTTAAAGCAAAATGAATCATGATTTTCCCAATCATTTCAAGCTGGAGATGGCAAAATTATTAGTGATGAATTATTAGCACGTGGGGCTCGAATTATTTTTCCAGTTGCTGGCGCACAAGTTCAAGATACAATTAATCAAATTAAAGTTAACAAAGCGAATGCTAAAATAGTCGGTGTTGATACCGAACAATCGAAAATTTATGGCGAAGATTATGTTGTAACTAGTGCTTTAAAACAAATTGCTACTTCAACTTTTGATGCGTTAAAAAATATTTATTCATCAGAATGTGGTTATGATGCACAAAATAATATATGAGATAATACGAAACAGACAAATAATTGTTGAATTAATACTGACCAAACTTCCCTTGACCATCCATCATGAACGGGAATTGAAACAACAAAATGAGTTACACAAGATTTAGTTGATTTTTTACATAATACGACTGATAATCATAGTAAGGATACTTTGTTTGATAAGATGGTAAAAATATTACAGTACGCTTATAAAAGTGGAATTGATAATTATCCCCCAATTTCTGCACAAAATTTTACAAATACTTTACAAAATACATATGAAACACAAACAAAATTAAAAGCATATTTATTAGCAGCAATTGAAAAGGTGTTATAA
- a CDS encoding Putative methyltransferase, producing the protein MPNKQKNIVIGNPPFGHRGTMALEFINHSFPAADYVCFILPMFFSSIGKGSIKYRVKNYNLIYQEELQENAFYIPNGGDVDIKCVFQIWSKNHKNNKEEISWYNTRNKREPFSDLLSVFTVSLAKNRECGKRWIYEEKADFYISSTFFKENKIVKNFENVKYKSGIAIKYNIKNKCIVKKLNELFENINWIENSSRATNSCYHIGKSHIYKILLNNGFEEFM; encoded by the coding sequence TTGCCTAATAAACAAAAAAATATTGTTATTGGTAATCCTCCTTTTGGACATAGAGGTACAATGGCACTTGAATTTATAAATCATAGTTTTCCTGCTGCTGATTATGTATGTTTTATATTACCTATGTTTTTTTCTAGTATAGGAAAAGGTTCAATTAAATATAGAGTTAAAAATTATAATTTAATTTACCAAGAAGAATTACAAGAAAATGCATTTTATATACCTAATGGAGGGGATGTTGATATTAAATGTGTTTTTCAAATATGAAGTAAAAACCATAAAAATAATAAAGAAGAAATAAGCTGATATAATACAAGAAATAAAAGAGAACCTTTTTCAGATTTATTATCTGTATTTACAGTTAGTTTGGCAAAAAATAGAGAATGTGGTAAACGATGAATATATGAGGAAAAAGCAGATTTTTATATTAGTAGTACTTTTTTTAAAGAAAATAAAATTGTAAAAAATTTTGAAAATGTTAAATATAAAAGTGGTATAGCAATTAAATATAATATAAAAAATAAATGTATTGTTAAAAAATTAAATGAACTTTTTGAAAATATTAATTGAATTGAAAATAGTAGTAGAGCTACAAATTCTTGTTATCATATTGGCAAAAGTCATATTTATAAAATTTTATTAAATAATGGATTTGAGGAATTTATGTAA
- a CDS encoding transposase of IS30 family protein, translating into MNYKHFSIDERVILSQLLVSKLFQKKNGKPNLSKIAKAMDKHRSTILREINRFYSVKYYNAVKAHKKYFKNRKKSVKHIKFLYQQLMWLDEKFNKFHWSPEIICYEYKREFGIKFPVCFKTLYKYIFLGLFGLNKRNLYFHGRKNKSKQTIDNRGKLTSFRTIAEAKHDKNEFGWFEMDTIVGKDLKSVCLVLTEQLTKFEIVRKLKDRTPNEVIRVIKSIFKTSILKKIVKGIITDQGKEFSEWKQIEAYIGTKVYFCDKGKPTQKPIVERINRDLRHWFPKGIDLDIYSQQYYDEIVNIINERPRQCLNWNSAKSLFIQFFK; encoded by the coding sequence ATGAATTATAAGCATTTCAGTATTGATGAACGTGTTATATTAAGTCAGTTATTAGTATCAAAACTATTTCAAAAGAAAAATGGTAAACCAAATTTATCTAAAATAGCAAAAGCAATGGATAAACATCGAAGTACTATTTTACGTGAAATTAATCGTTTTTATAGTGTAAAGTATTATAATGCTGTTAAAGCTCATAAAAAGTATTTTAAAAATCGTAAAAAATCAGTTAAGCATATTAAATTTTTATATCAACAATTAATGTGATTAGATGAAAAATTTAATAAATTTCATTGATCCCCAGAGATTATTTGTTATGAATATAAACGTGAATTTGGTATTAAATTTCCGGTATGTTTTAAAACTTTATATAAGTATATTTTTCTTGGTTTATTTGGTTTAAATAAACGTAATTTATACTTTCATGGTCGAAAAAATAAGAGTAAGCAAACTATTGATAATCGTGGTAAATTAACTAGTTTTAGAACTATTGCAGAAGCTAAACATGATAAAAATGAATTTGGTTGATTTGAAATGGATACAATAGTTGGCAAAGATTTGAAATCTGTTTGTTTAGTTTTAACTGAGCAATTAACTAAATTTGAAATTGTAAGAAAGTTAAAAGATAGAACACCAAACGAAGTAATTAGAGTTATTAAAAGCATTTTTAAAACTAGTATTTTAAAGAAAATAGTTAAAGGTATTATAACTGATCAAGGTAAAGAGTTTTCAGAATGAAAACAAATTGAAGCTTATATTGGTACTAAAGTTTATTTTTGTGATAAAGGTAAACCTACTCAAAAACCTATTGTTGAACGAATTAACCGTGATTTAAGACATTGATTTCCTAAAGGCATTGATTTAGATATTTATTCACAACAATATTATGATGAAATAGTTAATATAATAAATGAAAGGCCACGACAGTGTTTAAATTGAAATTCAGCAAAAAGTTTATTTATTCAATTTTTTAAATAA